One genomic region from Amphiprion ocellaris isolate individual 3 ecotype Okinawa chromosome 20, ASM2253959v1, whole genome shotgun sequence encodes:
- the lrit3b gene encoding leucine-rich repeat, immunoglobulin-like domain and transmembrane domain-containing protein 3b, with protein sequence MYLLVLIHILQSSLFVVNSCPALCACTYGNSGIAELRLVQCSNPGISAVPINVPADTVKLRLEKTLITKVSRAAFYNLSELRFLWLTYNSITSIHPSSFVNLKAIRELRLDGNLLTSFPWEGLRDMPLLQTLSLHNNRLSNLPVHASLFLPNITYLDLSSNRLTILPGELLDLWFPLPGQQGGQAQRRILGLHDNPWLCDCQISMLMSLSTSLGSPVVLVDKLMCSRSLGKSGMLLTQAELSRCMRPSVQPAATRVISPLGSNVILRCDATGYPTPTLTWIKTSAYTDCCQEDNVENSEDLPRILESFLQESPRVGVRWSVISLNGLSYKDAGEYRCQARNMAGISEAPIKLKVMGVTRLSLSKKKSQKTPSRSLSKHKKTYQTPATTITPSVKENHINTTLFNNKAQKAHSLKMFKVDKDIKRHKMIATSAKKNTPSAIKSVTESYDKSSNTLLSETLV encoded by the exons ATGTATCTATTGGTTCTTATTCACATTTTGCAATCCTCTCTGTTCGTGGTCAACTCCTGTCCAGCCTTATGTGCCTGCACGTATGGGAACAGTGGAATAGCAGAGCTCAG GCTGGTCCAGTGTAGTAACCCTGGAATCTCAGCTGTTCCCATTAATGTCCCAGCTGACACAGTCAAACTTCGTTTGGAAAAGACATTGATCACCAAGGTGTCCCGGGCGGCGTTCTATAATCTTTCGGAGCTGCGGTTCTTATGGCTGACCTACAATTCAATAACATCAATCCACCCAAGCAGCTTTGTCAACCTGAAGGCCATACGAGAGCTACGTCTTGATGGGAATCTCTTGACATCTTTCCCCTGGGAGGGGCTCAGAGACATGCCCCTTCTCCAGACTTTGAGTCTCCACAACAACCGTTTGTCCAACCTTCCTGTCCatgcctctctctttctcccgaATATCACCTATCTGGACCTGTCTAGTAACAG ACTGACTATATTACCTGGTGAGCTGTTGGACCTTTGGTTTCCTCTTCCAGGACAACAAGGAGGACAAGCACAAAGAAGAATTTTGG GTCTCCATGACAACCCCTGGTTGTGTGACTGCCAGATCTCAATGCTGATGTCCTTGTCCACATCTCTGGGAAGTCCAGTAGTTCTTGTAGACAAACTGATGTGCAGCAGGTCCCTGGGTAAGTCAGGAATGCTGCTGACCCAGGCTGAGCTGTCCCGCTGTATGAGGCCCTCAGTCCAACCTGCAGCCACCAGGGTCATCTCTCCACTGGGCAGCAATGTAATCCTCCGCTGTGATGCCACTGGCTACCCAACACCAACACTGACATGGATAAAAACTTCAGCCTACACTG ATTGTTGTCAAGAAGACAACGTTGAGAACTCAGAAGACTTacccagaattttggagagtt TTTTGCAGGAATCCCCTCGTGTGGGCGTTCGTTGGTCAGTAATCAGCCTGAATGGGTTATCATATAAGGATGCTGGTGAATATCGCTGTCAGGCACGGAACATGGCAGGGATATCTGAAGCCCCAATTAAACTGAAGGTTATGGGAGTCACAAGACTGTCCCTTTCAAAGAAGAAGTCCCAAAAGACTCCATCCAGATCATTAtcaaaacacaagaagacaTACCAAACCCCGGCTACTACCATCACCCCCTCAGTGAAGGAAAATCACATAAATACAACACTTTTCAATAACAAGGCCCAGAAAGCtcacagtttgaaaatgtttaaagtaGACAAAGACATTAAAAGGCATAAAATGATCGCAACAAGTGCCAAGAAAAACACCCCAAGTGCGATCAAGTCAGTAACTGAATCCTATGACAAATCTTCAAATACTTTGTTGTCAGAAACACTTGTTTGA